One segment of Herbaspirillum hiltneri N3 DNA contains the following:
- a CDS encoding sulfite reductase subunit alpha, producing the protein MSRRAIADFFPGPGLPGLVCAVGATVAVAQMRLLDGAAGRLFAAALVLMLYCVFCLVVFAGHRRKQQAFARWEAGGAGAEADAIVVAFASQTGFAEQLALQTAQSLQAAGMAVRLCELGRLDLAQLQLQLAQRILFVVSTTGEGDAPDSAAGFARKVMGQEGRFEGLRYGVLALGDRSYGHYCAFGHALDAWLRRHGAQALFDTVEVDAGDNGALRHWQHHLGVLSGHTDMADWSAPTYKRWRLAQRRLLNPGSAGAPAFHLALTPADARQALSWQAGDIVEIGPRNAPAKVAALLQALQMDGRQAVRDETRQTSLSELLSRRLLPDDLPALTAMRALPSTPQMLVEQLRPLPHREYSIASLPQDGRLELLVRQTVLADGSLGLGSGWLTAHLGEGDELDLRVRENRSFHPPASDIPLILIGNGTGLAGLRAHMKARIAAGRHRNWLLFGERSEQHDFFQREEVGRWRAQGVLQRLDLAFSRDQTARVYVQDKLREAGDELLRWVDDGAAIYVCGSLEGMAAGVAQVLHETLGEEMLETMAASGRYRRDVY; encoded by the coding sequence ATGAGCAGGCGTGCGATCGCCGATTTTTTCCCGGGGCCGGGTTTGCCCGGCCTGGTTTGTGCGGTCGGTGCGACCGTCGCGGTGGCGCAAATGCGTTTGCTTGACGGCGCGGCCGGACGCCTGTTCGCCGCCGCGCTGGTGCTGATGCTTTATTGCGTATTCTGCCTTGTCGTCTTCGCCGGACATCGCCGCAAGCAGCAAGCCTTCGCGCGCTGGGAAGCCGGCGGCGCAGGCGCAGAAGCGGATGCCATCGTGGTGGCGTTCGCCAGTCAGACCGGATTTGCGGAGCAACTCGCGCTGCAGACTGCCCAGTCGCTGCAAGCCGCCGGCATGGCGGTGCGCCTGTGCGAACTGGGTCGACTGGACCTGGCGCAATTGCAATTGCAATTGGCGCAGCGCATCCTGTTCGTCGTCAGCACCACCGGCGAAGGCGATGCTCCCGACAGCGCCGCCGGTTTCGCGCGCAAGGTGATGGGACAGGAGGGCCGCTTCGAGGGCCTGCGTTATGGCGTGCTGGCGCTGGGCGATCGCAGCTACGGCCATTACTGCGCGTTCGGCCACGCGCTCGATGCCTGGCTGCGTCGCCATGGCGCGCAGGCCTTGTTCGACACGGTCGAAGTCGATGCCGGCGACAACGGCGCCTTGCGTCACTGGCAGCATCATCTGGGCGTCTTGAGCGGCCATACCGACATGGCGGACTGGAGCGCACCCACATACAAACGCTGGCGGTTGGCGCAGCGTCGCCTGCTTAACCCGGGCAGTGCGGGCGCGCCCGCTTTCCATCTTGCCCTGACGCCTGCAGACGCCCGACAAGCCCTGTCATGGCAAGCCGGCGACATCGTCGAAATCGGTCCACGCAACGCGCCTGCGAAAGTCGCTGCCTTGTTGCAGGCATTACAGATGGATGGACGGCAGGCGGTGCGTGACGAGACGCGCCAGACTTCGCTGAGCGAATTGCTGTCGCGTCGTCTGCTGCCCGACGATTTGCCGGCGTTGACGGCAATGCGCGCGTTGCCGTCAACGCCGCAGATGCTGGTCGAGCAATTGCGGCCGTTGCCGCATCGGGAATATTCCATCGCTTCGCTGCCGCAGGATGGCAGGCTGGAATTGCTGGTGCGCCAGACCGTGCTGGCCGACGGCAGCCTCGGTCTTGGTTCCGGCTGGCTGACCGCGCATCTGGGCGAAGGCGACGAACTGGATCTGCGCGTGCGGGAAAACCGCAGTTTCCATCCGCCGGCATCCGACATACCGCTGATCCTGATCGGCAACGGTACAGGTCTGGCGGGTCTGCGGGCGCATATGAAGGCGCGCATCGCCGCCGGCCGGCATCGCAACTGGCTGTTGTTCGGCGAGCGATCGGAGCAGCATGATTTCTTCCAACGCGAAGAAGTCGGGCGCTGGCGCGCGCAAGGCGTGCTGCAGCGACTCGATCTGGCGTTCTCACGCGATCAGACCGCACGCGTCTACGTGCAGGACAAGCTGCGCGAGGCCGGAGACGAGTTGCTGCGCTGGGTGGATGACGGCGCGGCGATCTATGTCTGCGGCAGCCTGGAAGGCATGGCGGCAGGCGTGGCGCAGGTCTTGCACGAGACGCTGGGCGAAGAAATGCTGGAGACCATGGCCGCAAGCGGCCGCTATCGCCGCGACGTGTACTGA
- a CDS encoding FAD:protein FMN transferase, with protein MNRVFIPLNLSGPDPVPADALAGNLAGQTMGTSWSVKLFRPPQLDLQTIRDGIQRQLDLVIAQMSTWSATSDLSRYNRAEAGSWHVLPAHFLRVLDCALNIAERSGGAYDPSVGPLVNLWGFGPDPASLEAPDAASLVQARARCGWQRVRTDRTRNALLQPGGLYLDFSSIAKGYAVDLVAGYLCSVGVHSHLVEIGGELRGHGVKADGQPWWVGLEQPPAAAPVNGEPRMQSIVALHGLALATSGDYRRYFEHQGTRYSHTIDPRTAQPVAHALASVAVLHADCMTADAWATALMVLGNEDGLALALEAGLAALFVRRDGAGFRESMTPAMQAMLS; from the coding sequence ATGAATCGTGTCTTTATCCCTTTGAACCTGTCTGGGCCAGATCCGGTTCCCGCCGATGCGCTGGCCGGGAATCTCGCCGGTCAGACCATGGGTACGTCGTGGTCGGTCAAGCTGTTCCGTCCGCCGCAGCTTGATCTCCAGACGATCCGCGACGGTATTCAGCGACAGCTCGATCTGGTGATTGCGCAGATGAGCACCTGGAGCGCGACCTCGGACCTGAGCCGGTATAACCGGGCCGAGGCCGGCAGTTGGCATGTATTGCCGGCGCATTTCCTGCGCGTGCTGGACTGTGCGCTCAATATCGCCGAACGCAGCGGCGGCGCTTACGATCCCAGCGTCGGACCGCTGGTCAATTTATGGGGATTCGGTCCGGATCCGGCGAGCCTGGAGGCGCCCGATGCGGCATCGCTGGTGCAGGCGCGCGCACGTTGCGGCTGGCAACGCGTGCGCACCGACCGCACGCGCAACGCCCTGCTGCAGCCGGGCGGTTTGTACCTGGATTTCTCTTCGATCGCCAAAGGCTACGCCGTCGATCTGGTGGCCGGCTATTTGTGCAGCGTCGGCGTGCATAGTCATCTGGTTGAAATCGGCGGCGAGTTGCGCGGCCATGGCGTCAAGGCCGACGGTCAGCCCTGGTGGGTCGGTCTGGAGCAGCCGCCTGCGGCGGCCCCGGTCAATGGCGAACCCCGGATGCAAAGCATCGTCGCGCTGCACGGCCTGGCGCTGGCGACCTCGGGCGATTACCGGCGTTATTTTGAACACCAGGGGACGCGCTATTCCCACACCATCGATCCGCGCACGGCCCAGCCGGTTGCGCACGCGCTGGCCTCGGTTGCGGTGCTGCACGCCGACTGCATGACGGCCGACGCCTGGGCCACCGCGCTCATGGTGCTGGGCAACGAAGACGGCCTGGCGCTTGCACTGGAGGCCGGCCTGGCGGCGCTGTTCGTACGTCGCGACGGGGCGGGTTTCCGCGAAAGCATGACGCCCGCCATGCAGGCGATGCTGTCATGA